The DNA region GTTCATCGGCGCAGGGTGAGTCGGCCCCTAAGGCGAGGCAGAAATGCGTAGTCGATGGGAAACAGGTTAATATTCCTGTACCTCAATGCAATGCGATGTGGGGACGGAGAAGGTTAAGCGAGCCAGGTGTTGGATGTCCTGGTTTAAGCGTGTAGGGAGATCTCTTAGGCAAATCCGGGAGGTCAATCCTGAGGCGTGATGACGAGTGCCTTCGGGCGCGAAGTTGCTGATACCAAGCTTCCAAGAAAAGCCACTAAGCTTCAGTTGCATTGGGACCGTACCGCAAACCGACACAGGTGGGCAGGATGAGAATTCTAAGGCGCTTGAGAGAACTCGGGTGAAGGAACTCGGCAAATTAGCACCGTAACTTCGGGAAAAGGTGCGCCCCGGTAGAGTGTAGAGACTTGCTCTTGAAGCTCGATGGGGTTGCAGTGAAATGGTGGCTGCGACTGTTTAATAAAAACACAGCACTCTGCAAACACGAAAGTGGACGTATAGAGTGTGACGCCTGCCCGGTGCTGGAAGATTAAATGATGGGGTGCAAGCTCTTGATTGAAGTCCCAGTAAACGGCGGCCGTAACTATAACGGTCCTAAGGTAGCGAAATTCCTTGTCGGGTAAGTTCCGACCTGCACGAATGGCGTAACGATGGCCACACTGTCTCCACCCGGGACTCAGCGAAGTTGAAATGTTTGTGAAGATGCAATCTACCCGCGGCTAGACGGAAAGACCCCATGAACCTTTACTGTAGCTTTGCATTGGATTTTGAATAGACCTGTGTAGGATAGCTGGGAGGCTTTGAAGCGGTGTCGCCAGACATCGTGGAGCCGACGTTGAAATACCAGCCTGGTGTGTTCGAGGTTCTAACCTAGATCCGTAATCCGGATTGGGGACATTGCATGGTAGGCAGTTTGACTGGGGCGGTCTCCTCCCAAATTGTAACGGAGGAGTACGAAGGTATCCTAGGTACGGTCGGACATCGTACTGATAGTGCAATGGCAAAAGGATGCTTAACTGCGAGACTGACAAGTCGAGCAGGTGCGAAAGCAGGTCATAGTGATCCGGTGGTTCTGTATGGAAGGGCCATCGCTCAACGGATAAAAGGTACTCTGGGGATAACAGGCTGATTCCTCCCAAGAGTTCATATCGACGGGGGAGTTTGGCACCTCGATGTCGGCTCATCACATCCTGGGGCTGTAGCCGGTCCCAAGGGTATGGCTGTTCGCCATTTAAAGTGGTACGTGAGCTGGGTTTAAAACGTCGTGAGACAGTTTGGTCCCTATCTGCCGTGGGCGCTGGAAGTTTGAGGGGGCCTGCTCCTAGTACGAGAGGACCGGAGTGGACGTATCTCTGGTGTACCGGTTATGACGCCAGTCGTATCGCCGGGTAGCTATATACGGAAGAGATAACCGCTGAAAGCATCTAAGCGGGAAACTCGCCTCAAGATGAGACTTCCCTGGCAACTTGATTGCCCTGAAGGGTCGTGGAAGACCACCACGTTGATAGGTCGGGTGTGGAAGCGCAGTAATGCGTTAAGCTAACCGATACTAATTGCCCGTGCGGCTTGATCCTATAACATTAGGCAAGCGCAAGTAACAACGCTCGCAACAATCAGAACACACTTTACTTCTTCCAAAATTACATCAAGCGCTGGAACCCTGAACCCGCTTCAGCGATTGATAACAGTTATGTCTGACGACCATAGCAAGTTGGCCCCACTCCTTCCCATCTCGAACAGGACAGTGAAACGACTTCGCGCCAATGATAGTGTGCATCCGCATGTGAAAGTAGGTCATCGTCAGACTCCTTACAAACGACAAAGCCCTCCTCGCGAGGGCTTTGTCGTTTCTGCCGTTCAAGCGGACGAGGCAGCGTCGGTGCGACAAACGAACCGGAATTCGATGCAACCGTGACTTTGCGGCGACGGGCGGATTTTTTGATGTGCTAGAATTCGACCAGCACGGTTCGTGCTTCCAAACAATTGAGTGGTTTTCTAATTTGCAGCCCTTAGTCATCAGTCACACCGCACTTGCCAACAGTCTGGGGCTGGGGGTGTCCGCAACCATGGATGCGTTGCGCAGCCGTCGTTCCGGGCTGGCGCCGTGTGCATTCGAAGATGTCGACCTGGAAACCTATATTGCCAAAGTCGAGGCGCTGGACGATTTCCGCGTGCGCGCAGACCTGTCAGCATGGGATTGCCGCAACAACCGCCTCGCCCAGCTTTGCCTGGAGCAGGACGGTTTCGCCCAGGCGGTCGAACTGGCGAAGCGGAAGTATGGCGCGTCACGCATTGGCGTGTTTCTCGGCACCAGCACTTCCGGGATACTGCAGACGGAACTGGCTTATCGCCGGCTGGATCCGGATACCGGCGCATTGCCGCCAGATTTCCATTATGCAGAGACGCAGAATTCCTACTCGCTGGCCGGATTCGTCCTGCGCTACCTGGGCCTGAGCGGCCCATCCTTCGTCGTATCGTCAGCCTGTTCATCGAGCGTCAAGGTGTTCGCCAATGCGCAGCGGATGATGGCAGCAGGCGTGTGCGATGCAGCCGTGGTCGGCGGAACGGACAGCCTGTGCCTGAGCACGCTGTACGGCTTCAATTCCCTTGGGCTGGTCTCGCACCAGCCATGCCGGCCGTACGATGCGGAACGCGATGGCATTTCGATCGGCGAAGGAGCCGGTTTCGTATTGCTCGAAAAGGCGCCGGCGCAGGTATCGCCGGATGCGATGCTGCTGTTGGGGGTGGGCGAAAGCTCGGATGCCTATCACATGTCGACGCCGCATCCGGAGGGTCTGGGGGCAAGGCTGGCGATGCAGCGCGCATTGGGCTCCGCCGGTTTGCAGGCGAGCGACATCGACTATATCAACCTGCATGGTACGGCGACCAAATCCAACGACGCCAGCGAAGGCAAGGCGGTTGCCGATGTGTTCGGCGCCAGTGTGCCGTGCAGTTCGACCAAAGGCTGGACCGGGCACCAGCTGGGTGCCGCCGGGGTCACCGAAGCCATCATCGCCATGCTGGCGATCGAGCACAATTTCCTGCCGGGCAGCATCAATACGCGACAGCTCGACCCCGCCATCGCGATCGACTACCGGATCGAGAATGGTGCGGGCAAGGTCAATCGCGTGTTGAGCAATTCCTTCGGCTTTGGCGGCAGCAATTGCAGCCTGGTGCTGGGGAGGAAGGCGTGATGCGCGTATTCGTCGAAGGCGTCGGGCTGCTGGGGCCGGGCCTGGACGGCTGGCCTGCCGGTCGTGCCGTGCTGGCGGGCGAATCGGCCTACCAGGCCGCCCCGACCAACCTGCGCAGCAGCGACATGCTGCCGGCACCGGAGCGGCGGCGTGCCGGCGTGCCGATCAAGCTCGCGCTCGCCGTGGGGCAGGAGGCGTTCCTGCAGTCCGGGCGCGATACCCGGACAGCCGCCACGGTGTTCACCTCGTCCGGCGGCGACAACGATAACGCGCACGCCATTAACGGCATCCTGGCCACCGCGCCACGCGAAGTGTCGCCGACCCGCTTCCATAATTCCGTGCACAACGCCGCAGCAGGGTACTGGTGCATCGCTGCAGGCACGCATGAACCTTCCACCAGCCTGTGTGCGCACGACGCCAGTTTTGCTGCAGGATTGCTGGAGTCGGCTACGCAGGTCGCGGTGGACGGTGCCGTCGTGGTGCTGATTGCCTACGACCACCCGTATCCGGAGCCGCTGCACACGGTGCGGCCCATTGCGGCGCCTTTCGGCATGGCATTGATCCTGACAGCGCAACAGACGGATAAATCGCTGGCGGCGATCACGGTGGAACTGGTTGCCGGCGGCGCCAGCGAGACCACGATGCAGGATGCAGGGCTGGACGCGCTGCGCCGCGGCGTCCCGGCGGCGCGGGGCTTGCCGCTGCTGGCGGCATTGGCGAGCGGCAAGCCCACGCAGATCAGCCTCGCCTGGTTCGCCGACAACCATCTCAAGCTCGGTGTGACGCCATGCTAGCGGACAAGGCCGCGATCGCCGGCGTCATTCCGCACAGCGGCGACATGTGCCTGCTGGACGGCGTGCTGGAATGCGATGCGCAGCGCATCCGCTGTATCAGCGGCACGCACCGCGATGCCGGCAATCCCTTGCGCAGCGGCAGCGGATTGCCGGCGTGGTGCGGCATCGAATATGCGGCACAGGCGATGGCGGTGCACGGGGCATGGGATGCCCGGCTCGACCGGCGGCCGCGGGCGGGCTACCTGGCCGCACTGCGCGATGTCGATTGCCGCGTCGGCCGTCTGGATGACCTGGCCGACGATCTCGTCATCGACGCCGAAAAAGTGATGGGCGACGAGGCGCGCGTCATCTACCAGTTCGACATTCATGCCGGCGCGAACCGGATCATGAGCGGACGCGCCACCGTGGTGCTCGACGCAGACAAGGCTGGCGTATGAAGCGCGCACTGGTGACGGGCGGCAGCGGCGGCATCGGCGCGGAGATCTGCCGCAAGCTCGCGCAACTCGGCTACCACGTATATGTGCACGCCAACAGCTCCCTGCAGCGCGCGGAAGAAATCGTGGCCGACATCGAAGACGCCGGCGGCAGCGCGCAGGCCATCGCATTCGACGTGGCGAATGCCGAGCAGACGCAAAGCGCGCTGCAGACCGTGCTGGCTGACGGCGCGATCCAGATCCTGGTGAACAACGCCGGCATCCATGACGATGCCGTGATGCCGGGCATGAATGCGCTGCAATGGCACCGGGTGATCGACGTCTCGCTCAACGGCTTCTTCAATGTGACGCAACCCCTGCTGCTGCCGATGATTGCCAGGCGCTGGGGCCGCATCATCAACATATCCTCGGTCGCCGCCCTTGCCGGCAACCGCGGCCAGACCAATTACGCCGCCGCCAAGGCCGGCCTGCACGGCGCGACCAAGGCGCTGGCGCTGGAAGTTGCCAGCCGCGGTATCACCGTCAATGCGATCGCGCCCGGCATCATCGAATCTGCGATGACCGAGCACGTGTTCGACAAGGACGCCATCAAGCGCCTGGTTCCGCTCGGCCGGGCCGGCAAACCGGAGGAGGTGGCCGAGCTGGTGGCGTTCATCGCTTCCGACAAGGCCGCCTACATCTCCGGACAGGTCATCTCCATCAACGGCGCGATGATCTGACGCATCGGTTTAGAACCCTTGCCGCCAATGAGGTAAAATGCGCCCGCATAAATAAACCACAGGGAGCATCATGGCAGCAAGTGCAGAAGAAAAAGAGCTGGCACAACTCATCGTGACCTCGTTGAACCTGGAAGTGGCGGCCGACGACATCGAACCGGATGCGCCGCTGTACGGCGAAGGACTGGGCCTGGACTCGATCGACATCCTCGAACTGTCGCTGGCGATCTCCAAGACCTACGGGGTGCAACTCAAGTCGGACGACGCGGACAACAGCAAGATTTTCAGTTCGCTGCGCAATCTGAACCGGCATATCCAGCAGCATCGCGCCAAATGATCCCAGCGTCCGCCGTCCGGCGGGCGCCCCGGTTCCCATGAACGACAACGACACCGCATTCCGCGACGAGCTCAAGGCGCTCATCCTGGCCGCCGTGGACAAGGATGAGCCGGCCGGCGGGCTGCGCGACGACGAACCGTGGTTCGGCCCCGGTTCGCGGCTGGAGCTCGATTCGCTGGACGCATTGCAGATCTCGATGGCGATCCAGAAGAAATACGGCGTGCGCATGCCCGACAGCAAGGAAACGCGTCGCGCCCTGGTCTCGTTGCTGGCCCTGGCCGAACACCTGCGCAAACACCGACCCGCATGAAACCGGTCCATCTTTGCGGCCGCGGGCTGGCCTGTGCCCTGGGCCTGGACGTGGAGAGCGCACTGGCTTCGCTGCGGCTGGGCGGAGTGACCCCCTCGGCATGTGTATTGCCCGGCGCGCTGGGCGGCCGTTTCCCTTATTACGCCATTCCCGCCGCGCAACACGGCTGGGACGAACGTGCGCGCCAGCTGGTGCAGCTGGTCGCCGCCGCAGCCGGTGCGGCGCAGGCGCGCAACGGCGCACTCTTCATCGCCACCGCTTCGTTCGACATCGGTGCGGTGGAGCAGGGCGAGGCGCAAATGGATTACGGCAAATTCGCCGCCAAGGTGGCCGCATGGCTGCAGTGGGAAGGTCCGGTATATACGATCAGTACGGCATGCACGTCCTGCCTGAATGCGCTGCTCTCCGCGCATGCGCTGCTGTCGGCAGGCGAGGAAGAAGAAGCGCTGGTGCTGGGGGTGGAACTGGACAACCGGCTTACCCTGGGCGGATTCGCGGCGCTGCAATTGCTTTCGCCGCAGGGCAGCCGGCCTTTTGCAGCGCAACGCGACGGCCTGGTGCTGGGCGAAGCCGTCGCCGCCTTGCGGCTATCCACGCGTGCGGGCGCACCATGGCGGGTGACCGGCGGCGCCAATGTGGTGGATGGCAGCCTGCCGACCGGCGCTTCCGTGCCGGCGGTGGCGGAGATGTACCGGCGTGCCCTGGCGACGAGCGGCGTAACGGCGGACGCCATCGATCTGATCAAGGTGCAGGCTGCCGGCAGCCCGGGCAACGACGCGGCCGAGGCGCAAGGTCTGCGCGAGGCTTTCCGGAGCGTGCCGCCGCTGGTCTCGCTCAAGGCGGCGATCGGGCACACCATGGGGGCCGCGGGCGCGGCGGAGATCGCGCTATTGACGGCATGCCTGGAGCAGAACGTGTGGCCGCAATATCCCGAAGCAGCGGACCCCGCGCTGGGGATCGGCCTCGCCGCACGCATGCCGGAACAGGTGCGCCGCGTGATGGCGACGATACTCGGCTTCGGCGGCAGTCATGCCACCGTGGTGCTGGAGCGCACATGAAGATTTTCACTATCGGCGGACGTTGCCTTGCTGCACCGCCTCCGGCCGGCTGGCGCGAACAACTGGCGCAGATGCTGGGCAGCAAGCCGCGGCGCATCGGCACGTGGGCCGAACTCGGCCTGTTCGGCGCGCTGCGCTGCATGGCGGATGCCGGCGAGACGACCCTGCCGCCGGATGCGCAGATATGGCTGGGCAGCCGGCGCGGCACCTACGCGGCGACGGCGCACGTCCTCGAACAAGTGCGCGACGATCTGCCGATGCCGCTGGCGTTCCTGCAGACGCAGCCCAGCCAGTTGCTGGCTATGCTGGCAGCGCAGTTGGCCTGGCAGGGGCACGCCTGCTTCATGGCCGGCGCCAGCCCGCAAGCGCTGCTGCGCCTGGCCGGTGCGCAGGGCGGGCACGGCGGTGTGCTGCTCGGCTGGGTGGACGAGATGGATGGCGGGGAAAGCAACTGGTTGAGGTTGCTGCCGTGCGATACGGCAGTGCACGCGGATATTTCCGCAGTGCCGGCGACGGCGATGTTTTCCAGCCAGGCCACTCACCTGTGCCTGACGCATGGCGCGAAGGACGCGGGATGACGGGCGCGGGTGCCTTGGTGCAAGGGGGGCGGAATGATAGAATCCGCCCGTTTTTTCGATCCTCTCAACTAGTCGCGTGGCAGCAGTGAAGACAACCGAAGCATCGACCTCCCGCCCGATCAAACGCGTCTTGGTACTGGATTATTCGCAGACCGGCCAGCTCAGCCAGATCGTCGGGAACATCCTCGCGCCGCTGCGGCACGAGAGCGACATCGCGCTCCATGTCGAGCAACTGCGCCCGCTCAAGCCGTTCCCGTTCCCATGGGGCTTCTTCAGTTTTCTCGATGCCTTTCCGGAATCCGCGCACATGGTGCCCGCACCGCTGCAACCGCTGTCTCTGACCGGCGAGGAGGAATTCGATCTGGTGATCCTGCCTTACCAGGTCTGGTTCCTGGCGCCGTCGCAGCCGGTCACCGCCTTTCTCAAGCATCCGCTGGCGCACAGGCTGCTGGCCGGCAAGCCGGTGGTGACGGTGATTGCCTGCCGCAACATGTGGATGCTGGCGCAGGAGAAGATGAAAGGCCTGCTGGCAGACTGCGGTGCACGCTTGCTGGATAACGTGGTGCTGGTCGATCCGAGCCCGACCCTGGCCAGCCTGCTCACCACCCCGCTGTGGCTGCTGAGCGGCAAACGCGACCTGCTCAAGCTGTTGCCGCCGGCCGGTGTCGATGCGGCAAGCATCCGCGCCGCTGGCCGCTTCGGGCTGGCGTTGCGCGATGCCCTGCGCAACGGCCAGGAGCGCGGCGCCGCGCCGCTGCTCAGCGGCCTGCGCGCCGCCGATTCGGATCCGCGCCTGCTGGCGAGCGAGCGGGCCGCCACGCGCAGTTTCTACCTGTGGGGGAAGCTGCTGCGCGCCATGGGCGAACCGGGGCAGCGCCGGCGCTACCCGTTCCTGTTGCTGTACGTCGCCTTCCTGATCGCGCTGATCCTGACCGTGGTGCCGCTGAGCCTGTCCATCCAGTCGCTGTTGCGCCCGTTCCTGCGCCAGCGTTGTGCGTTGCTGAAGCGGCGCTTCGATCAGCCGTCGGGGTGCGGGACGGAAAGGATGCATCTGTATGGGTACTGATGTCTACCTGACGCGCACATCGTCGTTCCTGCCGCTGGAGCCGGTCGGCAACGAAGAGATGGAAGCCGTGCTCGGCATGGTCGGCGGCAAGCCTTCCAAGGCGCGCCGCATCGTGTTGCGCAGCAACGGCATCCGGCATCGCCACTATGCGCTCGACCGCCTCACCGGCGAACCGGTGATGTCGAATGCGGCGATGGCTGCTGCAGCAGTCAGGGGCCTCGGCGATATCGACAGGGTGGACAGCCTGGCGGCGGCGACCTCGCGTCCCGACCAGCTCATGCCGGGACATGGTGTTATGGTGCATGGCGTACTGGGCTGGCCGCGCCTGGAAGTGGTGTCGCTGGCCGGCATCTGCGTGGCGGGCGCGGCAGCGTTCAAGCACGCCTGGCTGGCGGTGCGCGCCGGCGATGCGCACCGCGCCGTGGCGGTGGCTTCCGAGCTGGCCTCCGTCGGTTTGCATGCGCGCAACTTCGCGGCCGAGGCCGAGCACAAGGTGAAAGAGCTGGAAGAGCGCCCGGAGATCGCCTTCGAAAAGGATTTCCTGCGCTGGATGCTATCCGACGGCGCCGGTGCGGTGCTGCTGGAGGACAGGCCGAGCGGGCCGTTGAGCCTGCGGGTGGACTGGGTCGAGCTGTCGTCCGCTGCGCACGAGCTGCCGGCCTGCATGTATTCCGGCGCGGAAAAGAATGCCGATGCGTCGCTGACCGGATGGCAGCAATTCTCGCCGCTGGAGTGGGCCACGCGCTCCGTGTTCACGGTCAAGCAGGATGTGAAGCTGCTCAACGAGCATGTGGTCCGCGCCACGCTGACCGATCCCCTGCGCGAGCTGGTCAGGAAGCACGGCCTGTCGGCGCAGCAGGTCGACTGGTTCCTGCCGCATTACTCTTCCTGCTATTTCGCCGACCTGGTCGCGACGGGACTGGCCGAGGCCGGCGTGAACATTCCTCGCGAACGCTGGTTCACCAACCTGGTCGAGAAGGGCAACACCGGTTCCGCCTCGCCCTACATCATGCTGGACGAACTGTTCCGCTCCGGCCGCATCCGTAAGGGGCAGAAACTGCTGCTGTACGTCCCGGAGAGCGGGCGCTTCTCCAGCGCCTTCATTTTCATGGAGGCGGTCTGATGGACGTGGACGAGGTGCCGCAGGAGGGTAATCGCACGATGGGCGGCCATCGGCGCGCGATGTATGCGCGCGATAAGGACGGGCGCATGGTGATCGTCCCGTCGCGCGGCGGCGAAGTGGACGAGACCGTCACCCTGCAGGCCCTGGAAAGGATAGACGAACTGGCCGCAGCGGCCCGGGAGCGCGTGCTGGCCGGCCGGACCTCGCCGCTGGAATACTGGATGTATGCGCGGCGCCTGGATCTGTCGCAGCTGTCCCAGGTCACCGGTTTCTGGCAATGGCGCATCCGCCGCCACTTCCATCCGCAAAGATTCGCCAGGCTGTCGACGGCCATCCTGCAGCGCTATGCCGATGTGATGGGGATCGGCGTGGAACAGCTGAGGCGGCTGCCATGAAGGCGACCACCGGGACGGAATTCCGACATCGCCACGCCGCGCACTGCGAGAGCGGTGTGGCGGCCTCGCTGCTGACCCACCACGGCGTGCCGATTTCGGAGGCGATGGCGTTCGGCCTGTCGTCAGCGATGGCGTTCGCCTACCTGCCCTTCGTGAAGTTCGCGGGCTTTCCGCTGATCGCCTACCGCATGCCGCCCAGGCACATCCTCAAGGGCATGGCGAGGCCGTTCGGGATGCGCTTTCGTTTCGAGACGTTCCGCGACCCGGCGGCCGGGATGAGGCGGCTGGACGAGCTGCTGGCACAGGGCCGGGTGGTCGGTGCGCAGACCTCGCCGTTCTGGCTGCCCTATTTCCCCGAAGACATGCGCTTCCACTTCAATGCGCACAACCTGATCGTGTACGGCAAGCAAGGCGATGAATACCTGATCAGCGACCCGGTCGCTGAAGATCCGCAGCGCTGTGCGGGCGATGCCCTGCAGCGCGCGCGTTTCGCCAAAGGCCTGATGGCGCCCAAAGGGCTGCTGTATTACCCGGAGTCCATCGGCTGCAACGAGGTGACGGCGGACGCCGTCCGCCGGGCGATCCGGAAGACCGTGCGTACCATGCTCGGTCCCGTTCCCATCGTCGGCGTGCGCGGGATACGCATGCTGGCGAAGCGGGTGGCGAAGCTGGACCCCGCCGACAGGCTCAGCCTCAACTATGCCGGCCATATCGTGCGCATGCAGGAAGAGATCGGCACCGGTGGCGCCGGTTTCCGCTTCCTGTATGCGGCGTTCCTGCAGGAAGCGGCGCACGTCACCGGCATCGCCGAACTGGCGGCGCTGTCGGAGCGCATGAATGAGGTCGGCGATGGCTGGCGCGAGTTCGCCCTGCAGGCGGCGCGCATGATCAAGGGACGCGATGCGTTCGACCCCGGCAAGCTGGCTCGGATGCTGCATGGCCAGGCCGAGCGCGAGCGCGAGTTCTTCCGCGCGTTGAAGCGCGCGGTCGCCTGATCCCGCCCAGCCTATGATGGGCAAGCCGTTCTGTGATTAAATAGCCCTCGCTTGGCGAGGGTCCGAGTATCAGGAGTGCAACGATGCTGGAAGCAGTTACCTTTACTGTCGTGACATTGGGATTGGCCTTCGTGTCGAGGGCCTCGCTGCGCAAGCCGGGGTCGCACGGCTTCTACCGTTTCATCGCGTGGGAGTGCATGCTCGGATTGTTCGTGATGAACATGCGGGTCTGGTACGACAATACCAGCGCACCCAACCAGATCATGGCGGGGGTGCTGTTCTTCATTTCGCTGCTGCTGGTCGTCTTCGGCGTCGTGCTGCTGAAAGTGTCGGGCAAGCCGGACTCCAGCCGGAACGATGTGCCGATGTTCGAATTCGAAAAGACCACGGCGCTGGTCACCTCCGGCATCTACCGCTACATCAGGCATCCCATGTACAGCTCGCTGATCTTCCTCGGCTGGGGGTTCTTCTGCAAGCAGCCCTCGATCCTTGGCGTCATCCTGGCGGTCACGGCGAGCCTGTTCATGATCGCCACGGCGCGTGCGGAAGAGAGCGAGAACATCAATTATTTCGGCGATGTCTACCGCGAATACATGAAACGCAGCAAGATGTTCGTGCCGTTCATCCTATGAATGCGGCCCGCATCCCGGAGTGGGCCTGATCATGCTGCGTCTTGGCAAGATACTGCTGCTGGCCGCATTCATCGCTTACCCGTTCTGGCTGCACAACACCATTGCGACGAGCGAGTCGGGCGGCATGCAGTTGCTGCTGGTGCTGCTGCCCTTGCTGGCCGGCATCGGCTGGTGGGCGTTCCGTTCCGTCAACATCGTGTGGTGGCCGTTGCTCGGCCTGGCCATCGGCGCGCTGCCGGTCTATCTGGTGCTGGGCGAGCATGAGCGCATCGGGCTGATCGCGGTGACCGGCATCTCCCATGCCTCGTTCAACCTGTTCATGATGTGGTTCTTCGGCCATACCCTGTTCGGCGGGCGCGAGCCGCTCATCACGCGCATCGCGCGACTGATGCACGGCGAGCTGTGCCCGGAGATCGCATCCTATACGCGCAGCGTCACCGCGGCGTGGAGCGCCTATTTCGCGCTGCAGGTGATTGTCTCCGCAGCGCTCTACAGCCTTGCCTCGATCACCGCCTGGTCGTTCTTCATCAATGTGCTGAACCTGCCGTTGCTGGCGCTGATGTTCATCGGCGAATACCTCTACCGCATCGTCGTTCATCCCGCACACCCGCGTGCCTCCATCTGGCGCACCATCGAGGTCTATGCCAAAGATCTTGCCGCACCGCGCAAGCAGAATCCATAACGTCATGTCCGATTTTCCGCTCATCAGTCATGCCGGGCTGGACGGCCCGTTCGCATACCGCGCCGGCAAGGCCATTCCTGTCGGACGCTTCCTGCGCGATGTGGAAGCGCTCGCGCAACGGCTGCCGGACAGGCCCCATATCCTGAACCTGTGCGCCGACCGTTACCGCTTTGCAGTCGGTTTCGCCGCTGCGCTGTGCCGGGGGCAGACCAGCCTGCTGCCGCCTAACTACACAGCCGATTTTGTGGCGCGCCTGACGCGGCGTTACCCCGGCATCTATTGCCTGACGGACGGCGCGGCCGAGTTCCCCGGCGTCGAGGTGATGCCATTCCCCGAACCCGAGGCGGATCCCCGCGCGACTGCAGGCACCGTGCCGCGCATCCCCGCTGCACAACGCG from Sideroxyarcus emersonii includes:
- a CDS encoding beta-ketoacyl-[acyl-carrier-protein] synthase family protein, with amino-acid sequence MQPLVISHTALANSLGLGVSATMDALRSRRSGLAPCAFEDVDLETYIAKVEALDDFRVRADLSAWDCRNNRLAQLCLEQDGFAQAVELAKRKYGASRIGVFLGTSTSGILQTELAYRRLDPDTGALPPDFHYAETQNSYSLAGFVLRYLGLSGPSFVVSSACSSSVKVFANAQRMMAAGVCDAAVVGGTDSLCLSTLYGFNSLGLVSHQPCRPYDAERDGISIGEGAGFVLLEKAPAQVSPDAMLLLGVGESSDAYHMSTPHPEGLGARLAMQRALGSAGLQASDIDYINLHGTATKSNDASEGKAVADVFGASVPCSSTKGWTGHQLGAAGVTEAIIAMLAIEHNFLPGSINTRQLDPAIAIDYRIENGAGKVNRVLSNSFGFGGSNCSLVLGRKA
- a CDS encoding beta-ketoacyl synthase chain length factor, yielding MRVFVEGVGLLGPGLDGWPAGRAVLAGESAYQAAPTNLRSSDMLPAPERRRAGVPIKLALAVGQEAFLQSGRDTRTAATVFTSSGGDNDNAHAINGILATAPREVSPTRFHNSVHNAAAGYWCIAAGTHEPSTSLCAHDASFAAGLLESATQVAVDGAVVVLIAYDHPYPEPLHTVRPIAAPFGMALILTAQQTDKSLAAITVELVAGGASETTMQDAGLDALRRGVPAARGLPLLAALASGKPTQISLAWFADNHLKLGVTPC
- a CDS encoding hydroxymyristoyl-ACP dehydratase, which produces MLADKAAIAGVIPHSGDMCLLDGVLECDAQRIRCISGTHRDAGNPLRSGSGLPAWCGIEYAAQAMAVHGAWDARLDRRPRAGYLAALRDVDCRVGRLDDLADDLVIDAEKVMGDEARVIYQFDIHAGANRIMSGRATVVLDADKAGV
- the fabG gene encoding 3-oxoacyl-ACP reductase FabG, encoding MKRALVTGGSGGIGAEICRKLAQLGYHVYVHANSSLQRAEEIVADIEDAGGSAQAIAFDVANAEQTQSALQTVLADGAIQILVNNAGIHDDAVMPGMNALQWHRVIDVSLNGFFNVTQPLLLPMIARRWGRIINISSVAALAGNRGQTNYAAAKAGLHGATKALALEVASRGITVNAIAPGIIESAMTEHVFDKDAIKRLVPLGRAGKPEEVAELVAFIASDKAAYISGQVISINGAMI
- a CDS encoding phosphopantetheine-binding protein; amino-acid sequence: MAASAEEKELAQLIVTSLNLEVAADDIEPDAPLYGEGLGLDSIDILELSLAISKTYGVQLKSDDADNSKIFSSLRNLNRHIQQHRAK
- a CDS encoding phosphopantetheine-binding protein, with protein sequence MNDNDTAFRDELKALILAAVDKDEPAGGLRDDEPWFGPGSRLELDSLDALQISMAIQKKYGVRMPDSKETRRALVSLLALAEHLRKHRPA
- a CDS encoding beta-ketoacyl synthase N-terminal-like domain-containing protein, whose translation is MKPVHLCGRGLACALGLDVESALASLRLGGVTPSACVLPGALGGRFPYYAIPAAQHGWDERARQLVQLVAAAAGAAQARNGALFIATASFDIGAVEQGEAQMDYGKFAAKVAAWLQWEGPVYTISTACTSCLNALLSAHALLSAGEEEEALVLGVELDNRLTLGGFAALQLLSPQGSRPFAAQRDGLVLGEAVAALRLSTRAGAPWRVTGGANVVDGSLPTGASVPAVAEMYRRALATSGVTADAIDLIKVQAAGSPGNDAAEAQGLREAFRSVPPLVSLKAAIGHTMGAAGAAEIALLTACLEQNVWPQYPEAADPALGIGLAARMPEQVRRVMATILGFGGSHATVVLERT
- a CDS encoding dialkylrecorsinol condensing enzyme gives rise to the protein MKTTEASTSRPIKRVLVLDYSQTGQLSQIVGNILAPLRHESDIALHVEQLRPLKPFPFPWGFFSFLDAFPESAHMVPAPLQPLSLTGEEEFDLVILPYQVWFLAPSQPVTAFLKHPLAHRLLAGKPVVTVIACRNMWMLAQEKMKGLLADCGARLLDNVVLVDPSPTLASLLTTPLWLLSGKRDLLKLLPPAGVDAASIRAAGRFGLALRDALRNGQERGAAPLLSGLRAADSDPRLLASERAATRSFYLWGKLLRAMGEPGQRRRYPFLLLYVAFLIALILTVVPLSLSIQSLLRPFLRQRCALLKRRFDQPSGCGTERMHLYGY
- a CDS encoding beta-ketoacyl-ACP synthase III produces the protein MGTDVYLTRTSSFLPLEPVGNEEMEAVLGMVGGKPSKARRIVLRSNGIRHRHYALDRLTGEPVMSNAAMAAAAVRGLGDIDRVDSLAAATSRPDQLMPGHGVMVHGVLGWPRLEVVSLAGICVAGAAAFKHAWLAVRAGDAHRAVAVASELASVGLHARNFAAEAEHKVKELEERPEIAFEKDFLRWMLSDGAGAVLLEDRPSGPLSLRVDWVELSSAAHELPACMYSGAEKNADASLTGWQQFSPLEWATRSVFTVKQDVKLLNEHVVRATLTDPLRELVRKHGLSAQQVDWFLPHYSSCYFADLVATGLAEAGVNIPRERWFTNLVEKGNTGSASPYIMLDELFRSGRIRKGQKLLLYVPESGRFSSAFIFMEAV
- a CDS encoding BtrH N-terminal domain-containing protein: MKATTGTEFRHRHAAHCESGVAASLLTHHGVPISEAMAFGLSSAMAFAYLPFVKFAGFPLIAYRMPPRHILKGMARPFGMRFRFETFRDPAAGMRRLDELLAQGRVVGAQTSPFWLPYFPEDMRFHFNAHNLIVYGKQGDEYLISDPVAEDPQRCAGDALQRARFAKGLMAPKGLLYYPESIGCNEVTADAVRRAIRKTVRTMLGPVPIVGVRGIRMLAKRVAKLDPADRLSLNYAGHIVRMQEEIGTGGAGFRFLYAAFLQEAAHVTGIAELAALSERMNEVGDGWREFALQAARMIKGRDAFDPGKLARMLHGQAEREREFFRALKRAVA